Below is a genomic region from Burkholderia pyrrocinia.
CGAGCGCGACAACGAACGCGACGATCGTGCCGAGCACGAGCGAGATCAGCGTCACGCTCTTCGGATCGACGAACGGCACGAGCTTCAGCGCGAACGTGCCGATCAGCGTGACCGCCGGAATCAGCAGCGCGGGCAGGAACAGCCGGTTGCCGAAGCGTTGCGCGAGCGACTCGCGCCGCACGGCCGCCGCTTCGCCGGCTTCGTCCGATTTGCCGCGCCCGAGCTTGCCCGAGCCGGCGATCACCGCGAGCGCGATCGCGAGGCAGCCCGTCACGAAATGCGGCAGCAGCGCGCCGAACAGGAACGTGATCGCGTAGACCGCCCAGAACGCGAAATTGACGACGCGGCGCGGGTTCGTGCGGTCCGTCAGGTTGAAGCACGCGAACGCGGCGAACATCAGCCCCGCGAGCGTGTACAGCGATTCGAGGCCGATCATCGCGCACCCTCCTGTGCCAGCAGGCCGAAGCCGCGCGCCAGCCGGCGATCGAGCAGCGCGAGGCGCGTGCAGTGGATCAGCAGCGCGGCGATCGCGGTCGGGATCGCCCACACCGACAGGTGCAGCGGCTCGATGGCGATCCCGTTCTGTTCGAGAAAGCCCTTGATCAGCAGGATCGACTGGATCGCGATGAAGATGTCCTCGCCGAAGAACACGGCGACGTTGTCGACGCCCGACGCATGTGCGCGGATCTGCTGCCGGACCGACTCGGGCAGCTCGCCATATCGGTTGACGGCGGCGGCTTCGGCCATCGGCGCGATCAGCGGCCGCACCATCTGCGCATGGCCGCCGAGCGACGTGAGGCCGAGCGCGGCCGTCGCCTGGCGCAGCACGAAGTACAGCATCAGCACGCGGCCCGTGGTTGCCGCCTGCACGCGCGAGATCATCCGCTTCGCCTGCTCCTTGAGCCCGTTGCGTTCGAGCAGCGCGATCACCGGCAGCGTCAGCCAGATGAGCCCCATGTAGCGGTTTTCGGTGAACGCCTTGCCGAACGCGCTGACGATGTCGACGAGGTTCAGCCCGCCCGCGAGCCCCGTCGCGAGCCCCGCGATCGTGACCACCAGCAGCGCATTGAAGCGCAGCGCGAAACCGATCACGACGATCGGCACCCCAATCAGCACCAGCATTGCTCCTCCTTGTGTTGGACGCGCGGCGCCTTCGCGGCGCGCCGCCTGCCCGGTTTGGACCGGGTTCGGACGGCAAAATCTAACACGAGACTTTATCGATAAAAAGTCGACGATTTACCGGTTCGGGTAAACGTTGAAGCGTGCGGATACCGTGCACGGGCCGTGTGTCGGCGATGTTTCGTCGGACGAATCGATCGCCGGTCGGCCGGCGCGGGCGCGCGCGTTGCAACGTGCGCTTCCCTGCATTCGCACCGGCCGGCGGCCGCCGGCACGGGCCGCCGCGCGTGGCGGAGCCCCGGTGCGCCGACTACACTGGAAAGCATCTGCAACGTACGGGAGAGCCGCCATGATTGACGTATTCCAGACCATCGGCAGCCGCGCGTTCTCCGCTCATCTGGCGAAGGACGGGATGGTGACGCTGATGGAACAGCGCCATGAAGTCGACCGCGTGACGCTCGCGACCGCCTATGCCGCGCTCGTCGAGGAAGCCGAGCAGGAAGCCGACCTGCTCGACGCGACGGTCGAAGGGATGATGCGCGCGCTGATCCAGGGGTACGCGCGCAGCCATTGACGGCACGGCCGCGCATCCGGTGCGCGGCCGGTTGCCCGTCCGGGTGCCGCTACGCGGCCGGCGTGCCGGCTCCCATGCCGAACCACCGGCCCGCGCGCAGTTGCCCGTAGTCGGCCTGCGTGAAGATCCTCAGCAGGTTCGCCACGGCGCCGTTGCTGTCGCGGTCGAGCTGCGTCAGGAACGCTTCGACGTCGTCGCGGCCCGCAAACAGGATCGTGCTGAAGTAGCGTTCGCGCTCGGCGTCGGACAGGTTCGTCGCGCGCAGCTGGTACGGATGGTGAAGCGCCGCGAACAGGAAGTAGTAGCGCTCGGGGTCGTCGCGCAGCACGCGTAGCGCGTCGGGCTCGACCGGAAACTCGCGGTAGAACGACGCGTGCCCGCTCTCGATGTCGATCCGGTACAGCAACCGGCCGTCGCGTTCGATCACGACCGGCGCGTACGGGTCGCGGCTGACGAGCGTGGTGTCGCGCGCGGTCATCCAAATCTCCTCGTTCTTTTTGTCGAAGCCGGCACGGTAACATGCGTGCTTCGGCGGCCTGCCGTGGCGAGATCGCGTGGCCGTGGCATCCACGCGTGTGCCGGCCCGGTTCCGTTACCGGCCGGAAACGCCGCATCGTCATAGAGGAAACGCACTGAAACGGCGCAATGCGCAAATTTTTCGATTGCCGCCGCCCGCGCCGCATGACAGCATTCGGGGCGTCGTCAACCGAACAAGAATGCCGTGCCGTCCGGCCGCCGATGCCATCCGGCGGCGCCGAACAGGCAGCCCCTTCCATGAACCCGGCCCACCTCCAACACTACGAACCGACCGGAGAATTCCGCTTGTGAACATCGGCATCGTCAACGACCTCCCGCTTGCCGTCGAGGCGATGCGCCGCGCGATCGCGCGTCGGCCCGAGCACCGCGTGCTGTGGGTCGCGACCGACGGCGCACAAGCCGTCGAACTGTGCGCAGCACAGCCGCCCGACGTCGTGCTGATGGACCTGATCATGCCGAAATTCGACGGGATCGAAGCGACGCGGCGGATCATGCGATCCGAACGACCGTGCGCAATCCTGATCGTGACGAGCTGTATCGGCGCGAACGCGTGGCGCGTGTACGAAGCAATGGGCGCCGGAGCGCTCGACGCGGTCGACACGCCGCGGCTCGGCGACGGCGCAGCCGGCGACACGACCCGATTGCTGCTCGCGAAGATCGACCAGATCGGCCGCCTGCTCGATGCGCCGGGCGGCTCGCGCGTCGCCGACACGGCCCCCCGCGCCGGCGGCGGCCCGCTGATTGCGATCGGCGCATCGGCCGGCGGCCCCGGCGCGCTCGCGTCCGTCCTCGGCGGCCTGCCGGCCGATTTCAACGCGCCGATCGTGATCGTGCAGCACGTCGACCGTGCGTTCGCCGAAGGCATGGCGCAATGGCTCGACGGCCAGACGCCGCTCGCCGTGCGCGTCGCGCGCGAAGGCGACCGCCCGCAGCCGGGCGTCGCACTGCTCGCCGCGACCGACGATCACCTGCGCATCACACGCGCCGGCACGCTCGAATACACGCGCGAGCCGGCCGCCACGCCGTATCGGCCGTCGGTCGACGTGTTCTTCAACAGCCTGACCGAGCACTGGCCCGGCCGCGCGATCGGCGTGCTGCTCACGGGGATGGGACGCGACGGCGCGATCGGCCTGAAGGCGCTGCGGATGAAGGGCTGCCACACGATCGCGCAGGACGAGGCGACGAGCGCCGTGTACGGCATGCCGAAAGCGGCCGCAACGCTCGGCGCGGCGCGCGCGATCCTGCCGCTCGGACGCATCGCGGGCGAGCTGGCGGCGCTCGCGCGGATCTGATCCCGACGATGAACACGCGCAACACCCATGCCTGCCCTTGCAACGACCCGCATCGATCATGACTAGCGACCTGACCCGCCCGCCGGGCGGCCCGTACACGCCGCCCGCCGATGTGCCGGCAATGGTGCTGCTGGTCGACGACCAGACGATCGTCGCGGAAGCCGTACGGCGCGCGCTCGTCGACGAGGAAGGCATCGACTTCCACTACTGCCCGCGCTCGGACGACGCGATGGCCACCGCGATCGAGACGCGGCCGACCGTGATCCTGCAGGACCTCGTGATGCCCGGCACCGACGGGCTGAGCCTCGTGAAGGCGTACCGTGCGAATCCGGCGACGCGCGACGTGCCGATCATCGTGCTGTCGACGCAGGAAGAGCCCGTGATCAAGAGCGCCGCGTTCGCGACCGGCGCGAACGACTACCTCGTGAAGCTGCCCGACCGCATCGAGCTCGTCGCGCGCATTCGCTATCACTCGCGCTCGTACATGAACCTGCTGCAGCGCGACGAAGCCTATCGCGCGCTGCGGCAATCGCAGCAGCAACTGCTCGAGGCCAATCTCGAGCTGCGGCGCCTCACGCACTCGGACGGGCTGACCGGGCTGTCGAACCGCCGTTATCTCGACGAATACCTGGCCGCCGAATGGCGGCGCGGCACGCGCGAACGCAGCGAGCTGTCGCTGCTGATGATCGACGTCGACAATTTCAAGCTGTACAACGACACGTACGGGCACGTGTCCGGCGACAGCGTGCTCAAGCAGATCGCGACGACCATCGAGCGCTGTCTCGGCCAGTCCGGCGATCTCGCCGCGCGCTTCGGCGGCGAGGAATTCGCGGTCGTGATGCCGGCCACGTCGCCGGGCGCCGCACGGCTGCTCGGCGAGAAGATCCGCCTCGCGGTCGAGGCGCTCCGGCTGCGGCACGCGCATTCGTCGACGGGCAACACCGTGACGATCAGCATCGGCGGCGCGAGCATCGTGCCGGCGCCCGGCCTGCCGACGACCGTGCTGATCGAGGCGGCCGACCGCGCGCTCTATCGCGCGAAGCACGAAGGCAAGAACCGCGTCGAGATCGATACGACGCCGCGGCCCGGCGCCGCCGGGTTCGGCGCGCCGCGCGACGACTAGCGCCTGTACCCGCTGATAACGCGCCCTGGGCCGCGCGCCGCGCTCACGCGGCGCCGAGCCGGCGCGCGTAGTCGGTCGGGTCGAGCGGCCGGCTGAACAGGTAGCCCTGCTGCATGTCGCAGCCGATCTGCTGCAGGAACCACGATTGCGCCTGCGTCTCGACGCCTTCGGCCGTGACCTTCATCCCGAGCGAATGCGCCATCGCGACGACGGCCTGCGTGATCGCGACCGAGTCGTGATGATCGGGCACGCCCGACACGAACGAACGGTCGACCTTCAGGTTGTGCAGCGGAAAGCGCTTCAGGTACGCGAGCGACGAATAGCCGGTGCCGAAATCGTCGACCGAGATCCGCACGTTCATGTCCGTGAGCGCTTCGAGCATCGGCAGCACGGTGTCCGTGTCGTTCATCAGCAGTCCTTCGGTAATCTCGAGTTCGAGCGCGGACGGGTCGAGCCGCGTTTGCGCAAGACAGCGGCCGACCGATTCGACGAGCCCTTCGTGGAACTGCCGCGGCGACAGGTTGACGGCCACCATCAGGTCGGGCGCGATCGTGCGGCGCCATTCGGCCGCCTGCCGGCACGCGGTTTCGAGCACCCACTGGCCGATCGCGACGATCAGCCCCGTATCTTCGGCAATCGGAATGAATTCCGACGGCGACATCGGCCCGAGTTCGGGGCTCGTCCAGCGCAGCAGTGCCTCGGCGCCGACCGTGCGGCCGCTGCGCGCATCGACGACAGGCTGGTACGCGAGCCGCAGCATGTCCGACGCGAGTGCGCGCCGCAGCGACTGCTCGACCGCGAAGCGGCGTTGCAGCCGCAGGTTGAGCTGCGCGGTGAAGAACGTGAAGTGATTGCGGCCACGCTGCTTCGCGTCGTACATCGCCGAATCGGCATTGCGCATCAGCGTGACCGCGTCGTCGCCGTCGCGCGGCGCGACGCTGATGCCGATCGACACGCCGAGCCAGTATTCGTTGTTCGCGATCGCGAACGGCTTCGCGATCGCGTCGATCACCTCGCGCGCGAGCACCGCGAGACGGTCGGGATCGTCGCAGTCGTCGACGAGGATCACGAACTCGTCGCCGCCGACGCGCGTGAGCGCATGCCGGCTGCCCACGCAGCCCGCGAGCCGCGACGCGACGCTGCGCAGCAGCGCGTCGCCCGCGTCGTGGCCGGCCGTATCGTTGACCTTCTTGAAACCGACGAGATCGATGAACAGGATCGCGACGCGCGCGGGCCCGGCCGCCGCATCGTGCCTGCCGAACAGCTCGCGCATCCGGTCGGCGAGCCAGCGGCGGTTGTAGAGGCCCGTCAGCGCATCGCGCGTCGCCAGGTAGCGCAGCTGCTGCTGCGCTTCGCGCACCGGGCCGATGTCGTTGAACGACACGAGCACCGAGTCGGCCTGCGTCTCGCCCGGCTTCACGATCGGCACCGCGTTGCCGCGCACCCAGATGATGTCGCCGTCCGCGAGGCCGAAGCCGACCGTGTAGTCGAGCAGCGGCGTGGCCGTCTCGAGCGCGAGCCGGCTCGGCCAGTCGTCCGGCGCGATCGGCGTGCCGTCCTCGCGCAGCTTGCGCAGGATCACCGTCGACAGCCGGCGGCCGACGAGGTCGCCCTTCACGCGCATCATCCGGTTCGCGCTCGGGTTGCTCGCGACCACGACGCCGTCGCGCGACACGACGAGGATCCCTTCGTTCAGGCTGTTGACGACGAGCCGGTGATGTTCCTCGCTGCGCGCGAGCTGCCGCACCATCCGGTCCTGGTGAACCGCGAGGCCGACGCTGTTGCCGATATCGCGCAACAGTGCGGTTTCCTCGTCGCTCGGCCGGCGCGGCGTGCGGTGATAGACAGCGAAAGCGCCGAGCACGGCGCCTGCCTCGTCGAGGAACGGCACCGACCAGCACGCACGCAGGCCCAGCGGCAACGCGACGGAACGGTAGTCGGCCCACAGCGGATCGGTTTCGATGTCCTCGACGGCAATCATCCGGCGCTCGTACATCGCCGTGCCGCATGAGCCCGCGGCGGGTCCGATCGACGCGCCGTCGATCGCGGCGCTGTACTGCGCGGGCAACGACGGCGCCGCGCCGACACGCACGTGCACGCCGTCCGTGTCGAGCAGCAGGATCGTGCACGATGCGCCGTCGCCGAGCAAAGTCTCGGGCGCGCCGGCAGACTTCGATCAACAGTTCCGGCAGCGGTGTGTTGCGCGTGATCAGCCTCAGCACGCTCTGCTCCGACGCGAGCACTTCCGCCGCGAGCC
It encodes:
- a CDS encoding chemotaxis response regulator protein-glutamate methylesterase, which translates into the protein MNIGIVNDLPLAVEAMRRAIARRPEHRVLWVATDGAQAVELCAAQPPDVVLMDLIMPKFDGIEATRRIMRSERPCAILIVTSCIGANAWRVYEAMGAGALDAVDTPRLGDGAAGDTTRLLLAKIDQIGRLLDAPGGSRVADTAPRAGGGPLIAIGASAGGPGALASVLGGLPADFNAPIVIVQHVDRAFAEGMAQWLDGQTPLAVRVAREGDRPQPGVALLAATDDHLRITRAGTLEYTREPAATPYRPSVDVFFNSLTEHWPGRAIGVLLTGMGRDGAIGLKALRMKGCHTIAQDEATSAVYGMPKAAATLGAARAILPLGRIAGELAALARI
- a CDS encoding DUF969 domain-containing protein, with the translated sequence MLVLIGVPIVVIGFALRFNALLVVTIAGLATGLAGGLNLVDIVSAFGKAFTENRYMGLIWLTLPVIALLERNGLKEQAKRMISRVQAATTGRVLMLYFVLRQATAALGLTSLGGHAQMVRPLIAPMAEAAAVNRYGELPESVRQQIRAHASGVDNVAVFFGEDIFIAIQSILLIKGFLEQNGIAIEPLHLSVWAIPTAIAALLIHCTRLALLDRRLARGFGLLAQEGAR
- a CDS encoding diguanylate cyclase: MTSDLTRPPGGPYTPPADVPAMVLLVDDQTIVAEAVRRALVDEEGIDFHYCPRSDDAMATAIETRPTVILQDLVMPGTDGLSLVKAYRANPATRDVPIIVLSTQEEPVIKSAAFATGANDYLVKLPDRIELVARIRYHSRSYMNLLQRDEAYRALRQSQQQLLEANLELRRLTHSDGLTGLSNRRYLDEYLAAEWRRGTRERSELSLLMIDVDNFKLYNDTYGHVSGDSVLKQIATTIERCLGQSGDLAARFGGEEFAVVMPATSPGAARLLGEKIRLAVEALRLRHAHSSTGNTVTISIGGASIVPAPGLPTTVLIEAADRALYRAKHEGKNRVEIDTTPRPGAAGFGAPRDD